The sequence agGTTTTTTCCACTTACCGCATTCGAGTCACATTGTATACACTCGAACGCCTCACCACTCACTTCATTACACAAATCTTCACGGCACCGATAACAAGCTGCATTCGCCGTTTGCAATTTCTCACCTTCCATAGCGACTTCGTTGTCTTCATTTGTATTAGTTGGCGTTTCGCATTTATTGCGTAACTCCACCGCTAATTGGCCCAAACAGCCTTGTGCCAAAACGGTAGCTGTTGGTAGAAATAAATTATGTAGAGTTTACATATTAATTGTCTAATGTGATCAGAGTTTGTCTTACATCCTTGAAAAATAGTCGTACAGCTGTCAAGTGCATCCACACAATCCTCAGTGGCTGTGTAGCTGGTGCGCTGACAATTAATTCCTGTGCATTTGTGGCATTTCGTGGCTGCCTCTGTACAACCAATTAGCACTTGCAATAGCAGCAAGGCTACTAAAGTTTGTGTCGCCATCTTACGTACCCATTTACTGCCCACGAACATTTTCCTTAGTTTCTACTTGCACCGCCACATCAATGAAATAACCTGATAAGCTTCTTTGCAACTTGTATTTATAGATGATTCTGTTGTTGCAATGGCAGTACATGCAATATTTGTAATTTCCTCGACTACTCACATATACTCGTATCACTTAAACCTTAAATAATATCATAGCTGAAGTGTTTACATTCGAATCGATATGGAATACATAGTACTTACGAGTTATTGTGAAGAGCTCTTAAATTGATTTGTAGGAACTATTTGCTGGTGGTTTTCATTCAACAACATGTGAATATGTACTACATATGTGCTTTTTATCACGAAATAAACAACTGATTCTGTAAATTTATATCTTTACATATACGAATTTGTGCATTGCTTCGCGCGACGTAAACGAGAAGTGATAATCATTCAGACTTATATTTAGGGAGTCAGGAGAAATTGCAGAACGATGGTATAGGAGAGGTAAGAAAGTGGTAAAGATAGTTTGGCTGAACAGCActgaaaaatgttttcacttAAGGTTTTTGAGGCATCAAACGTTTTTAATACATTCTATACCAATTCTACAAGCTGTAGGTAACCGAACTTAAGGATCTCGGAATTATATTCTACactaaattttcttgaaatagTTATATTAATAGTATTCTTACACAATCGTATTCAGTTCGGAGCTACATTCATCCTTCGGAGTTTCATTCATCgtaatttatacaaattaaataatccATATGCCTACACACTATTATGCTCTTGTTTGTTCTCACTTGGAGTACGGAGTTATTACTTGGAGACCATAAGACAACTTTCGATAAGGAGAATCAAATGCgttcaaaaattaattcttaaaCACGCTTCTTTTGATTTGAGGTTCCTGTTCTATCCTATGATTCTCGGCTTATGCTAATTAAAGTGGTcactttataaaataataaaactgtcCTTTCACTTCCATCCTTTTCAATGTTAACAATGGCACCATTGATTTCCCAGTTTTACTTGAGCGGATATGTTTTAATCTTCCACAAAGAAGTTTTCGCagtgttttccttttttatagcGAAAACTTTAAGACTTATTATGCGAGTAAAGCATCTTTTCCTCGCGCACTTCttgaatttaatgttttcttgGTTCTAATtagatccttttttattttgtcatattatttgctaatattttaactctctaattttgcttgtttgttgaaaaggttttttttttaaagcggtcgtcttaaaactgtaggtgccccAATTGTGGaataaaatcaagacgcacacaagaTAAAGGGTGCAaccgccaattataaataaatatttggcttGTTTGTTACATGAATTTTGGTAtagtgtgtaagtatgtatctTTAATTAATACTGTACTATTGTATGTAATAATAGAAGgagtatttttctaatagcggtcgctcttcAGCAGGCAAAGTATTTCCGCCatgtaaaagctcctcattaaaaaatatctgtcgtgcGGAGTCGGATTAAAAAtgtaggaggaagagctcggccaaacacccaaatcgggtgtaagcgccaattatataaatatattacatataataggtctatttataagttcgtgcggttttacaacagatggcgtaacttgattattattccatcgatccacatttccaaacattcattggagagctactgtcgtaaggcacaaacgtcagtataagttttttatttgaagcgtaaacaacaatatttttaccacacttgaaaatgtcgaatttcgtgccaaataatgtgtttttgcggggaattcttcttcattattttaatatgaagaaaaaagcagccgaaagtcatcgtatcttggtggaagtttatggtgagcatgctctatctgagcgaacgtgccagaagtggtttgcacgctttaaaagtggtgattttggcttggaagacgaagaacgcgagggtgcgccgccaaagttcatggataccgaattggaggaattgctcgatcaagatccggctcaaacgcaagaagaggttgcaaaaactttgggagttgatcaatcaaccatttccaaacgtttaaaagccatgggaatgatccgaaaggtaggccattgggtgccgtatgaattgaagccaagagacgttgaacgccgttttatggcatgcgaacaactgcttcaacggcacaaaagaaagggttttttgcatcgaattgtgactggcgatgaaaagtgggtccattacgacaatccaaaacgtcgggcaacgtatggataccctggccatgcttcaacatcgacgtcggcgcagaatattcatggcctgaaggttatgctgtgtatctggtgggaccagctgggtgttgtgtattatgagctactgaaaccgaatgaaacgattacgggggatgtctaccgacgacaattgatgcgtttgagccgagcactgcgagaaaaacggccgcaatacgccgatagacacgacaaagttattttgcaacatgacaatgctcggccacatgttgcacaagtggtcaaaacatacttagaaacgctcaaatgggatgtcctaccccacccgccgtatagtccagaccttgcgccatccgattactatctcttccgatcgatgcaacatggcctggctgaccagcacttccgtaattacgatgaagtcaaaaaatggatcgattcgtggattgcggcaaaaccgaccgaatttttcacaaagggaatccgtgaattgccagaaagatgggaaaaagtagtagtaagcgatggacaatattttgaatattaaatttgtaaccattttacgtcaataaagtttcaaatttcgaaaaaaaccgcacgaacttattcatagtcctattacatatatatatatatatatatatatacacacaatatatatacattgtatgtattttaaattaattaataaataaaataaaaatttaaagcttttaaagttctctCATTTGAACTCCGAAATGTGAAATTATTCTTCCATTTTCGAGGTTCAAATACAATTTGTTGAGAGATTCTCTTTTTCTAATTTACATTGATCATTATAACCTTGGAATAAAGAAGCTAGTTTCTCAGATAATTATCTTCAGTTGATCGCTAAAGAGGTATTACATCTGATTTACaatcgctcattttcgaaacacTCCTTCTATCTCAACAGCTGTTGTGTCCTTTTCAATATTGTTTGGTTCAGAAACACAGCCTAGAGAGAATATCGAAGCGCTCTAGTCTCACCAGAACTACTAAATTCTTTTTAgtgaatttcaatatttttaggtTACAATTAGAATTGAGCCGTTGCCACAAACTTATATTCCATTACAGGTATTCTATCTATTAGTTATTACTAAGGAAATTTGTAAGGTCTCATGGCGATTTGAAATTGCGGTCACTTGCTTCCAGGCGAAGTTTTACCTAGTAAGAGCATTATGTACACTCGTACTTTCATTACGCTGCAACGCCTAGTAAGAAAATCGGTGACTACACTAACGTCGTGCCTAGTAAGGTTAAGTAACattttgaatcttttttttgatattttagacATTAAGGATATGAGTTGTTTGTTACCCTccgaaaacaatataaaatgtttaaggAGGTAAAAGTGTGAACTAAGAAGCAAATGAACTAGCGGTTTTAGTGACATTGCAAGTTCTTCTGCAGTCAGACGaacaaaaaagttacaaaagatATTCAACGTGCCCCCCTTCCATTTCCGAGCAGACACGACTTCTATGACTGGATaatatttgaactttttctaaaaacccTTCAGTCACTTGGATTTATTGGCGTTTTTGATTCATTCGTAGCTGCAGCGCTTTAAGCCTACTCATAGGCTTACGgtagacacatttttttcaaatatcccCAAAAAAGGAAATCTAGGAGGAGGGTATCGTACAGATCCGCCACTTCTTATCCATCTACGTGGAAGGGTTTGTTGTAAATGCTCCCTAACGGCAATCAGAAAATGAAATGGCACCACATTTGTTGCTGTTCATTCAAAGGGATGCCAtccaaaatatgtttttgaagAATGTTTAGGAAAACAGCACCTGTTCTTTTTCTCCCTTTTACTCCATGCTAGTAcctcattaaatattttatactccttttttaacactttttataAGACCGAGCTCATTCGCCGTAGCAACCTCAGCCATTTTTGCTGTTGAATTATTAGTTTCAAAATCTTTTGTACAAATGCAATCCATTTATTTAAtactaatatattattatattttcattacaaGACGAACATTTTAAACGTGTTAAACATTTACTTTTCCATCCATGTTAACCTCGAATCTTTCTAAAGCCGCATAGCACGGGAGCCGGGCGCAAAGTCCACACCATTGCAGCTTTTGAGGTCGCCAGCTAGACATAGCATACAGTTGGCGTTTGAATAACAGCTCTGCTGGTCAGCTACAGTTGTAGAGCATCCACGTGTAGTGACACCACCATCATATTTCACATAGCAATAGGAATTCGGCGCCGTCGGCGAGGGACAACGCGTAGGCATGATGCCGCTGGCATTGCTGGCACAACTGGCTTCCTAAAAAACAAACACCATgaaatttactttatatttaaatattataaatacgatttttttgcaataaacacATACTTTGCTAGAGTCACACTGCAAGCACAAATAATTCGGTTGGCCTAGATTGTTACAACGATCTGCATTGCATTTATGACATTCAACAGTGTTGGCATCACAGCGCTGCCGCAACTCAGTGGGCACCTCCAGCGAGCAACCCTTTTGCACAACGCTAACTGAAAAGTGGAAAAGGGAACAAAATTCTTGCTTAAATATTTAGACTGCTGTAACTAATTCTGCTGCAAGATGCTTTTTACAAATTCggcttatattaatttatttaactctTACATTTTTCAAACACGGTCACACAATAATCCAAAGCATCCTGACACTTTTGTTCTTTAACGAGTGACGTTCTCTGGCAATTGATGCCATCACAGGTATAGCATGTCCTTACCGCCCCAGTGGCAGTGCTATTGCCGATAAATAGCGCCAGCGCTAGAAGTATTGTAACAGCGAGTTGTTCTATGCTGCGACCCATTTTGTTTGGATTTCCCATTCAGTTACTCATTGCTAGTTCCTTTTATAGATTTTATCAGTATCGCAGTCGACTTAAGTGCTTCCTTGTTGAAATTTCCCAATACTATGCTGGAATATTCTCAagtgttatatttcatttatcaGCTAGCTCTTGAGTGCAAATGATTTTATATTGCTTATTtagagtaaataaatatattaaaaatgattactttaatttatttctccACTAGTCTTATATGGGTCCAGTTATATATGCATTGTAAACACCCTCTGTACCGAAAAAATTGAACTTTTTACAAATTGGAAAGAGACAGTGAATATACAGGTACGAGTATTACGACACACATTTATGAATCCGAGCAACTGCACTGGCAATAGGGCTCTACACAGCAGCTAAATTGATTTTATCCAGACTACTTGTTATATCTATTGCTGCACAACTACCCTTGAGTAAATTTGATTAGCTTATTTCCCACGACCAAAATGCAACTCTATGCATAAGGTTGGTTACAACTTATTTCCCTTTCGTTGCGTAATAgttgttttatataatatttaaattgtccGCGGATTAAACaaagaaaagttaaaagaaaaaagcacTCAAAAGTGGTCACCTGAAGACGAGAGCATCATTTTGAAATGCATAATATAGAAAAGAAACGGGCACTCCGTTTTCTATTGTTTGCTTACCAAATGCAGCTCTTTCTTTAGCTCTTGTGTACAGGAACCGTTCAGCCAATGTACCGCTATAAAATTTACCTAGAGTAGTTTCCCTGTTcctaaattccaaaaaatatattcgTCCTATCGAATGCGGCTTGAATGGCTTCAATAAAGCCAAAAGCAGTCTCGGGAGTATATAATAGTCGTATGGTACTAAATCTAGGGAATGCGACAAATAGTGTAACGAAGTAATTTGCTTCTTTGTGGAAAACTCACTCACAACCATGAATCAATGAGTTCGATTCCTTTCTTGGTCGTTTGTTGACTGACTGAATGTCACACAAATCTGAAATTGAGCatacaaaaactgaaaaatcgATCAAAACGTAATACTTAGGTTtctgaaaaatccttaattatttttaaatgactCTCATAGACGATTTTTTTTCTGGGGGCAATGGGCTTATCTATCCGATTGGAATCACTTGTGACACTCGTAAATTTCCAATCATCTAAACTAGGTAATGTATCGAGTTCAAAAGTTTACCAAGAGATAgcgttacaatttttttacattcaagcaaaaagttatttttttttaatagggtgTGCACTTTTTGCAGGCCCTAACCTTGCAGACCTCATTGGCACATTTAGTATTTTACTTACCCTTGGTTTTTGTTATTAGTGGTATTACGTTAACTGATAAAAAAATTCCGTTCTTAAAGCCTATTAGTCAGTAATTGCACAGTGCGAACTTGCAAAAATACAACCCCTTTTGGGAAGCCAGAAGATGATTTGATAGCATAGTATATAAACATACAGTCAGTCAAAACAGTTTTGGCatagtgattttattttaaaatgttcacaaaaatgttggaaaatggAACACTTTGTATAAAAACATCGTTTTATGGTATTTATTTCAATCggagtttaaaactttgtccaaaattaaaaaaggtataGCTCATTTACttcaagtgaaataaaattcaaatttgaaattgctgaaaatcccaaatgattttttataatttttctgctAACGGTTTCTGTATTTTCTGCCCATCAAGCTTTATATGTAAGaatatgattattatttatacagagttaacaaaaaaattgctgtgAAAAACATTGGGAATATTGCcaaaacttttttgactcactgtacCTATATTAAAGTTATCATACGTGTATTAGGGCAGTTAACACTTATATAAGTGCAACAAAGCTTCtcagttataatttaaaaatgatttgaaacTATTCCGTTggcatttaattttgaataacccttttgaaagttgtttttgtttataattttacaaATCTATTTTGTCtccttaaaataaaaacccCCCTATGCCAAAGTGTTGAACCCTGCTTTTAATTGGCTTTCAGCTCTTTCAGCAATTTACGTAGAATTTCTTGTATAAACTCAAAACGATGCTCCCAGAGTACACCACTCTTAGTTTATTGCGTACTGACTCCAAgctaaaaccaaaaatattcaaagaagaaataattgatGAAGAAAATGGAAGCgaaaaggaaaattttgaagaaaattattatgTTGAGGAGGTAGGTTGGCGACCTTAGCTAAATTAATTGCTCCACAAGAAGCAGATGTTATTTTTGGAGCAACTGCAACCTTTGTATACTGTGATGCAATATTAACTTGGACGAAATTAATATAAagaataattcatatatttttaaggAGCAAATGAATCCTTCTGGGAGATAAATTTCCAGCTGGGTGAtgaacatatttataaaaataattccaCAATGAGTGGGAAGCTCTTATATAAATGATGTAATCTATTTGCtagcttttttttaatcactGAGATGTAGTAGTGGTAGcagtaatatatataatatatataattatatatttcagaaattaaaaaaaattttacaattcaatttgtttataatataaatataatatatacatgctTATAAGACATGATAATTTGTCGTCTGTCGTTTtccttatataaatttaaataaaataaccaatTAGTTAAACTCCCctatcaaataatttttatagcgtaaagctgaatacaaaaaaccaaaaattttcctccaattttcatcattttctccatttaatgcGCTTATAATTTCTTTTCCTGTTAATTctgatttttctaaataaatatttccaaactCAGCGAGTACAGGACatcttctaataaaatgtttcacaTTTTCTGCTTCATTTAGGTTTCAGAGGCTGCACATTTTTGACACGTTTCCGAATTTATTGCAATTTAACGTAAGAGACTACATCGTGCTTGGGAAATCATTGAGATATCTGCAGTCCGCATTCCTTCTTTTATGTAGGTTGAGCCCTTTGTTTGGTCTAAGTATTTGTATATGCAAGTGCCTTTTCGCTATGTTTTCACTGAGATGTAGAAaggataaattaataaattaaagtattttagCTTAACTCACATTTTTTCCATCGGCAAAGAAGCAGTGCTGCCAAAATGAATTACGACTATGTCGTGTAAACGGGTGATTCGCCTTTCGTAGTTGAGAGAGCAAACAAAATGATTGAGGCACTGCGGAAACGCTGTACAAGGTTGAAGTGCATGCCTCTCTGAGAAAAGTCGTAAGGTAGTTCATAAGAAGACGAGAATAACGTAAGAAGGCGTCGATGATAGAAATTCAATATACTAAGTTTTTTTATGGATGAATGAATACAGAACATCGTCGCAATCATTTGTGCGCCTGTGAATAGTTCTCGCCAAATCTGTTGAATATGCTGTAAAAGTGGCAATTCTTAATTTAGTGTATGCAATTTTGCATACCGACTGGGGACTTGTGCACCGCTGGTGTGGTGATCTCAATTGAAGGACTAGAATATGCTGAAAGGATCGCATCTAGATTGAGTTCTGAATGGTCTCCCTATTCGGCAATGAAGATTCTCAAGCTTTCCAAGCTTTTATTAAGTTCGTATGGCTAATTAGTACACGAATTACACTTTTCCAATGTTTACTATTTGTCTGATCTTCAGCGAGTCAATAGCCCACCCTAATATATGAGTATACATATTTGGACATTTTTATGTCAATACGTTCATTCCAAAGTAGGTGGTCATGTAAAAATGATGCTTTCTTTATAGGAACCAATTTAGAGTtaacacatatatttatatttattacactTGTATCCATGTCGTTGGTATGGAATGACTAataagataaattaaaaaaaaaactctcatATCGAAGCGTATCACAAACTGTTTGGCTAAGGTAATGGTTAATCATCCtcctcaaaacaatttttacaatctCAGCTAATACAATATCTTTAAAAATACGTATATTTAACATAGGAAGAACAACAGAACAACTTAAGAGTTTCTCTGATCACAATGAAATGCATAGATAGTGTATATGAATCTCTAATTAGCAAATGTAGAAAACCTGgaagtttttaaattgttcTCTCAAGTTGATTTCCTCAATTTCTAGTATgggaaattttttcacaaatcagATAAGGAACGATAAGTACCGTACGAAAAATCCCAATAAAATGTGACCAACAGTCAGTTTaatcacaaataaaattttaactattGTTTTGCTTCGAGTTGGAAAATAAACTACTTAACCTAAtcattttctaaaaatcttAACACACATTTGGTTAAGATTTGTTGGCGGTTTATATACGAACACCCCTGATCGCGATGAGATTTTAGTGAGTTCTTGCGAGTAAACCTGGGAAGGTTGATGAGTTTGGTGGAGTGGTGGTTAAAATATtccgaaaaatcatatttattgTCCGATTTGTTCATACTCAGAACACGTCTTAACTACCTCAAAGTAAATGGTTTTGCAAATCAAGGGTTCGCTAGATGATGCTATAATAGAAATGTGACCGATTGAAGAAGAAACCCTGACGTGACACTTTGCTTTGATCGTTTTTTCACCACTGTTAATCTTATTAACAACATACAATATCCAGCTTTAGGAACATCCATGTCCAACCGGAAGAATGTTCCGCAAATACCAGAAAAATTGCAGCGAGGCGAAGCTATTTTCAAAGTTAATTCGGCGGGTACGAAGTGAAACTAAAaccctttaattaattttttaagtaactttcTTGATAGCAGGTACCATAGCGGTAAAGTGGCAGGACGTCAAAGAGGTAATGCTGCTCAGTAACTACCACACTCTGAAATGAGCACTGTTAGACGCAAAATGAAAGAGGAACTGAGGCAGAGTTTCCATgccctgacatcgtaaagacgtACCGCGCAATAATGGGCGGTGTGGACTTGGCAGATCAAATGTCGGGATTGTATGATATaaacagaaaatcaaataaatggtggaaaaaagtattttatcgtGGCATGATGATGGCTGCTGTAAACACTTGGGTTATATATTCGGAGCTGAATAGGAAGAAACCTGCCTTCTTACCAGTGCTGGTCGAGATTGCTGAGTCGCTAATTGAAAAAGGAAAGGAATCTACCGTGTATAAACGATCTCGTCGGTCTGGAAGATCATCGAATAGGTATAGATCAATGACAAATGTGGGAGATCATTTACTCATATAGCAGTCTAAAAGACGTTGGTGCGTAGCATGCGCCAatcgaaaagtcgagaaaagaacaaaaattatttgccggGCTTGTAATTTGCCATTCTGTATACAATGTTTCGCTTCAtcacattcataaaataaataaaagtacaaatcatatgttattaccaaaaaaatgtttctactttCTAGGTGTAGTTTGTACCCTGTTGGGACAAATATATCccatttttaaatactgttGGGACACATATGTCCCACCTCAAAATACCGTTATCTACATAAGTTACAAGCTTCATCTGGTTTCTATGCCCATAAAGTACCAATGGatatccaaaaattcaaaaataaagtttgagcAAATCCCCTGCAAAAGTCGGAGCGAAAGGGTTAAGGCAAATTGCATATTTCCAGATGGCTATTGGGTTTCCTTTCTTTAAAAGCACATATCGTGAGCCACACGCCTCACTGATTAAAGTCACATATTTTATGATCATAAACAAATGTGgaagataaaattgaaaatcctttCAATCTTTATTAGATCGAGATAATAGACGATTTCGCAAGAAAAGGGTCGGAGAATTACTTCATGGAACGGGTACAAGTTCTTTTGAAACTATGAACTAGActtggaaaaatattgttagAGGATTCGGTTGGCGGGAAGCTCTCTAATTGAAAGTGCCATTAACAAAAGCAAATTTGCGGCAATACCAGGAGGGCACTGACCTGTCGGTTATACTATCGGAACCTGAGTCCCTTCTTGTTAGCAAAAGTAATTGGAGCCGCCAAGAGATTGGTTTATCGAAAAACAACTgaacattttctttcataagTAATTATATTTGAACTTTGTGGCGGTTATattctgataagaaaaacacTTCCCATAAAATTCAAT is a genomic window of Anastrepha ludens isolate Willacy chromosome 6, idAnaLude1.1, whole genome shotgun sequence containing:
- the LOC128866260 gene encoding uncharacterized protein LOC128866260, which translates into the protein MGNPNKMGRSIEQLAVTILLALALFIGNSTATGAVRTCYTCDGINCQRTSLVKEQKCQDALDYCVTVFEKFSVVQKGCSLEVPTELRQRCDANTVECHKCNADRCNNLGQPNYLCLQCDSSKEASCASNASGIMPTRCPSPTAPNSYCYVKYDGGVTTRGCSTTVADQQSCYSNANCMLCLAGDLKSCNGVDFAPGSRAMRL